A stretch of DNA from Lycium ferocissimum isolate CSIRO_LF1 chromosome 4, AGI_CSIRO_Lferr_CH_V1, whole genome shotgun sequence:
TGGTTAAATGAAAGTCATTCTTGCCCTATTTGTCGTATGATCTTAGAAGGAACACAAATAGTTGGATCAGCATTAGTTGAATCAGTCTTTATTTGATACAAATAGGTGATGTAGTTAaggaagttgaattgaatagaacAGGAGTTTGAACAAGATGAGAATTCCAAGCTTTACTTGCATTTATGCTTTTTATACATTTTATGATATTTTAAtgacataatacataaacaggccCTCAAACGGAAAAATTTCACAAATATACAAGTTAGTTACTTACATACAAAAAAATGGCCCAAAATTAAACttacattacaaaaaataacccaaaatatacaaacatatacagaccattcataccaacatatacaaacatataagaaGGCAGAGAGTGAGAACAAAGtttgggtcattttttgtaagaattaaaaaaatgagtcaattttggTAGCATTATTGCCCCAATTAACATACCTTTAATTGTGCAGATTCCATAAGTTGGAAGTTATGTTGTAAAAATTGTTCCAGATTCATATAACGCACTTTCTTTTTTTGCCAGAATATAGtaccaaatattgaaaaaacTGAAATTAGAAAGTTACTACATAAGTTTCTAGTAAGGCTTCATAGTAAGCAAAAGCCCTATAAAATTCCTTGGTTATTTTATCTAACTTTTATCAGTTAAGCAGAATAACTCACTACCTTTTCCCTTTTCAGCTGCTATATGGTCCAACTCAAGAGGCCCAAAATACTAAACAGAAGACAATACCATCTGCCGGTAGGTTGAGGCTGGGAATGAAAACTGCAAAAGTCCACGAATACCTCATGATTTTTCTCTCAGCTGGTTCGGATGAACGAATCGCAGACCATAATGAGCATGAGTTACATAAATTCTGAATGATCATCCCTTGTGGAAAAGTCTTCCAGTTTTTGACATGTTCAATACCATAAAGAacccaaaaagaaggaaaagaaaactaGATAGAGATAAGTCAATTGATGAGGGTTAAGATGGCGAAAAGCTTTTAGATTCTTGAACAAAAGTACCCATCTTGAACTAATTTATGGGAGCTCCAGAAAAGCAAAATCTTCAAATGAACTAATTTCTACAAAATCTTAACATAAGGAGAGAGAGGAGACCGTTTAAAAGGTGCTAAATATACACAGATAACGCAAAAAGAATGGCAACCTGGGCTAACAAAAGCATACCAAAGACTTGCTCTTATTTTGCATCATAACACAGGGCCAGAGTGACGGTGCTTGATGAAGCCTTTGTATCTGTTGAAGAAAGATTCAGAATTTATGCTTTACAGCTAATATAGAGTATATCATAATTGTAAACTACATTAATAAATATTAACCTTCAAATTCATCGCGCATCCAGTCCTGGGCACACATCAAAGCTTGCAAGGTATCTGATCTTAGCGAACTGCGATACGGTTCAAGAGCCTTATTCCCAGTGTTGAAAACATACTCTAGTGAAGCTTTTGACATCGGCATTCCTAGAATATTGCGTGCCATCATGGACAGAATAGGATACCTTGGGGTGTGAACCTTCCACCAGTTTAATATGTTAAAATTGTCTTTTCTAGGGAACAATTTTTCCTCCAAATACGTGTCCAAATCTGATTTAATGTTGTTGCTCAGTGAGCTCTCATAGATATATTTGTCAAAGCCTGTCAGCCGATCATTATTAGCACTAGAAGCTTCAGCTCGACCATTAGGAGCTAACGGTGAGTAAATAGCATGGCCATTATACAGAGCCTTCATACAATCTGAGACAATATCAATGCAGTCTGGAGCACTATCACCATATATTTGTGGATAATAATATTGAACCAGTTGCATCTTAAATCGTGGGTCTAAGATAGCCGCAATCGCCAAAGCCAAGCTACATTTTTTCCAGTACTCATCAAATCTGCTTTTCAACTTTAGAGCCAAAGAATTAACAAAATCATCCGAGTGTTGACACCATTCAATCAACTGCAAATGAATATCACAGATCTCATGGAAGTATTCATTTGCAGTAGGATACCTGCTTCCTGCAAAAACATTGGAAACTTCAACAAAGAGCTTTAGGAAGCTAGCAATGGCACTTATCCTATCCCACTCTGTCCCAGTTGGACACATTGCATACCGAGAATCACTTTCTTGCAAAAGGGGAAATGCGTCTTTGTACTCCAAAGTAGTTTCAATCATGATATAAGTTGAGTTCCAATAAAATGAATTATCAAGATTCAAGCACTTCTGGGAAGCAATCCCAGCAATTTGAGCCATCTCATCGAACTTCTCTTGTGTTGCCTGTGAACTTCGAACAAATCGAATACTCTCCCGTACCTTGTGGATTATCTGACTTGCTGTTTCTAAGGTATCTTGGACCATCAACTTAACAACATTAGCTGCACAGCGTGTATCAAATAATTGACCGTCACAATAAAGAAACCTGTGCTGACAAAGCTGCTCTCTGATTCTACTTACAATTTTGTCATATGTTGAGTAGTTATCAAATGTCACGGAAAACAATTTCCGGTCAATATCCCAATTTCTTAAACTAGTCATGATAACTTCTGACAGCATATCTTCTGTTTGGGAAGGATCAGTTGTTAAAAAATTCAGAATCTTCTTTTTAAGATGCCAAGAATCATCTATGTAATGTGCCGTCAAACACAAGTATTCAGCATCACCATTAGAAGTCCATGTATCAGCACTAAGGCTGATTTTCCCAGGCAATTTGTCCAACTCTTCATATACTTTCTGTCTCTCCATCAAATATATTTCCCGACAGTCTGCTTCAACTCCATCAAATGTTGCAATGTCAAACAAGGGTTGAAGATTTCTGACAAATATACGGAAACCAATATGTTCAACCATAGACAAAGGATAGCCATGTAATATGATCATGCGAGCAAGATCAAGCCGGCTTCGCCTATTATCAAAGTTAACAATCCCATGGTTGTGTCCTTGTTCAAACCTAGTCCTCACAATGCTGACTGCTTCACCATTTCTCTGTTCTTGATCATAACTAAAATTTGAGATGGCAAGGGGtccctcctttttctttccccGTGTAAGCAACTGACTTATGTCATGGTTTGATCTTCTACGACATCTGATCAAATGATTTCTCAAATGTGAAGTACCACTGGTACTAGACCCGCTAAGTTTCCTTTTACAGTGCCTACAGATAGCCACAAAAGTATCACCTTTTTTTACTCTATCAAAGTCATTCCACACAACAGATTTTAGCCTACTGGAATTTACTATGACTCCTTCCTCCTCTATCTCCATTGCTTCCAGTACTGCAGCAATACCTGAGATATTTTTTAGGGGGACGTGGAGAAAATGACAAGACAATTATTAGTTCTAAACCAGAATAAATGAAGAAACGACAAAGCTTCAATAACATAGCTTGAAATCATGCAGTTAATGTAAAGCGTGAATCCCGACAGGTTCTGATcgttaaaaaaaacaaaatcacGTAGTTTTTTAAATTACCAATTGGAATACAATGGTTTCAATCACACAAGCACAACGACGCCATATATATCTTGCCAAAAATTGACAACACTTTATATGAATATTCACCAATAATTGGAAGGTCACAATCCACATAAAAATTGCATCACATTCAATAGACTATAAGGAAGCTCAACCTCTGAAGAAGCTTTCACAAAGAAATAATGAGTAATACTTGGGAGAAAAAGGAAGTGTATACTTACCATCAGGGGCAGGGCTATATTGCATgaaggggttcaattgaatcctCTTAGCCCAAAAATCATACTAAGCATacaaggtaatttttttttatttttaaaatataaattgttGAATCCCCTGACATAAGGGAATCTTCTACTGTAGCATAAAGGCGGCTCCAAAAATGCTTCATGTTGCAGGTTCAAGAGCCAGGTCtgacattctttttttctccttgttaGAATCTGACTGCGCCAACCATATActttaataacatcaacaacttGTGAAATGGCTTCTAACTAAAATAAGATCCAAAGAACGGAACTTTTAAAACAACTTAAAGGATCCTCTCTGGGCAGGATATCCTAAAATTAGTAAAGTAATGTCATCACAAAGTGGTCAAAAATGAACTGATAACAAATGTCATaggcaagaaaaatggaagCAAAACTCATGAACAGTTCCAATGAAAACATGACAAACAAGTGTTCAACATAAGATCATTCACTGTCAATAAAAAAGCAAGATACCCTTTTTTTTATGAGCAAACAAAATAGCACGACTTTCTCCATTCCCGTTCCTAAACTGACACACAACTAGAGAACATTTCAAACACACGTTTCAATACAGTACAGACAAAACAAATACACCATAATTTTCACCAACACATTATTCTACAGATAAATAAGCCTTCTCAGACTTCACCCGAAAAGAAGAAGCCTTCTTAGATAATTACTCGAACATTTGTGAGGATCGATCGGCTGGTTTATAAAAAAGAAGATGTTTCATGTGTTCTAAACAACATGCCTTCTGCCTCCTTACATTCTTACCCTTTGAGTTCATATCTTTACATTACAAAAAACACCTTCACATCCGCACACATTACATAAATTTTTACCGCTTTATCAAATGCTTCTCTAAAGGTGTATTAAGCTTTATATAGcccttaaattttaaattaccCGCCGAAGGCAGCACAagacaactataacttcaatcccaaactagttgGGTTCGGCAATATGAATATCAATATCCACTCTGCTCCATATGAATTCCCAAACCCACCTAAGACAATAAGAAGAAACTTACACTTAAACTACACACTACCGAATTTCCTCATTAATTTACAAAGCACTACATTGTTTGCAAAACAAACAAAGATGGAAACTTCAACCACAAATTAAAGGTTGAAAGGCAAAATCCAACGAGTCGTGTTGTAAAAGTACATATGCTGGTTGAAAGTAGCAGGTACCCCGTGGAATTAGTCTaggtgcgcgcaagctggcACACCAcggttatatatataaaataaaaaaaaggtagTTTGGTTTGGCCTTCATATGAATCCTCAATTGTTTACAAAGCACTAAATTGTTTTGGAAACCCAAAGATTGAAACTTTAACCACAATTAGCGCTTCAAAGGCAAAATTCAAATAGTTACATTGTTTGGAAACCAATTATTGCAACTTTAACCACAAATTACAAGGTAAAAAATGCAAAATTCAAACGAATATTACTGTAAAAAGCTCAACCTAGAACCCAATTTTGCACTCACCAACCCGGGTCTCCATGACCCATAACCCGACCCGCAACCCGGTCCATTATTAGggttaataataaataaataaatgaaaagtcGGGTCAGAAAAGCAGAATTAATTAAAACCCTTATGGATATCGGATCGGTAAACTAAAACTAACATCATAGACCCGAATAATATAACCcggaattaattcggttcgggtTTAAACATCTTTAAAAACACACACCAGTTATAATTATAACACTACCAAACATGGCCTaaacaagagagagaaagagtgtgtgtgtgtgtgtgtgagagagaaagagacttacgttgttgttgttgttgtttgcaAAGAGAAGTTTTTAGGGTTTGTTTTTGGTTTACGTTATttgtatgaaggaaaaaaaaaaaatgtcacatagTGAAAGGTGTAACTGTGTGTGTAAAAAAGGAAGGAAGAGATGAGAGAGTGGAGGAAGTGAGGGTCTTGGGTAAATGGATCGGACTTAGGCAAGAAAGGCGCCAACCCGAAATAGACACAATTTTAATTGGGCCTTCTATTTTGGGCTTCAATGAATTAGGCTTATCTAAAGACCTTCTATCAGGCCCAATTTGTCTTTGGTTTCCCAACTTCCAAGTAATTGcacgctggtctttaatttttgtcattcgcTTAAAAAATGGTCGGAAGGAGGTTAGATGGCTAGTAGGGGGCCGCGAGGATTTCTTTTCACCATTAGGAGTTTTATTATCTTTGTTCACTAGCTTATTTTTTATATCTCTCATATAGCTTGCTTgattctctctttctttctttaacgTTATTTATCTTATTATATGTTGCTATTCTTtgtctattattattattattgtcttGGTACCTTTTCTTGAGTTGAGAGCTTATCAGAAACAACCTTCCTACCtttcaaggtaggggtaaggtttgcctACATTCTACCCTCCTCGGACCCTATTATGTGGGAATACACTGGGTATGTATGTTATTGTTGCTTAAAAAATGGTCGAAAATACTTCGAGATTTTGAGTTTGAAATCCAGTagcataaaaaataacaatattttCGCAAGGCATATGTttttatgccttaagacaactgacagacttttagttatgccttaaggcaaaatctGCCGCATAATGCAGATTTTTTACAAaagtcttgcgattttttttttactaagtgGGGGTTCGAATCTAGAATGTTGGGTATTTTCGGTTAACTTTTTAagcgaaagacaaaaattaaagaccaacaccaAAGAGggaaatccgcgcaaaaaaatgaaacttatgaCTACAGGAGCATAAATTTTTTAAGGGAGCTGACATAATTTGTTGTAGTATGATGCGTAACTTACGCTTATGCTCCTACagaaaggacaaaaattaaagacccgcACAAAATGTAggaacaaaagtgcaaatgacagGTTCGGTCCGTTTGGCCCAAATTGTCTCTTtggttttcaactttttttctttttaactaaTTCCCCAGTTACTCATTTTTGTGTTTTGTCCAATTTACTTGTTATCTTCttcttacttttatttatttatttatttattttgaaatgatcatttattttttattttcttttaatgacGGTAAAATTGGGGCTAGCTtgaacaattttatttattctGCTATGTATCTGCTATCTCTCGCCAGCATCAAGGACGAAtctaatattaattaaaaaaaaaaaaatcattagcCAAGCATAAACTGCTACTCTCCAAAAGTATTACTTTTTCGAGAACTACTTCTACTAAAAACTACTTTCAAATAAGTAAattttcaagcttgaataaACACGCTATTAATTAGCTCCATAGTTGCAGGCTCCCTGTGAAGGAAAAATAGTAGTCAAGAGGGCGATGGAGCACTATAACTAAGAGTTCAATTGAACCTCAAACTTTAGATGTGGGGtacaaatttatatgtaaaaatgtactaaaattacaataaatagtagatatgaatgCATAACATTAGAAATATAATagttcaatgctaaaaaatttaaaagtttaaattcTAAATCCGTCTCAGTAGTCAAGTGTTATCAAAAAGTCAATAGAATCTACAAAACCCTGCACTATAGAACTCTATATATTGGACTTGGGGAGGTGCATGGTTGACGTAGAGTAGAGGCAAAGGTAATGCAATAGGACAGAAGACTCATGAATAAACCACTTTGTATGATCAGCATTGCGTTATGTGTAAATgttaatttcctttttctttgacCATATTCTCTTTACTTCCTTCATGCAAGGGGACAATAAGACTTTCTCTCCTTTCAAAAGATATTCTTTACTTGCCTGCCTCTTCTATCAAACACCTAACTAATATACTTATATAATCTAGCAAATAGTATTTAAATATCTCATATTCCCTcatcttctatatatatattcacgatTTTCTTTCACAAATTGGAAGGgaaagacaaaaaaagaaatcaaatttgCAAAGAGGCAAGAACAAAGTAAGAGAGGTTAATTAAGTACTTGTTCAATATGGGTGCTGGTGCTGCTGGAACCATTGCTAAAAGTTTGAATGGATTAATCGGGTACTTTAGTTCTTGGCgatttaatatttaatatatatacatttatgttTTTGATTgttcaaatttaaatttatgtTATACGTATTAAAATTTTCTACTGCCTGTATGTTCTGTATAAACTATCttaaatatatctatatatgatgatacgtATTATATCACCATtttttgttgtagtgtgaaaaaTATATGCTCAACAtgcatttcttttttatttccttttctaattaatttacatcttctttttttttccttttgtttttgggTTAGATATATGTGGTGTATGATCTTAATATAATGACCTCCTCTAGAGattaaagtttttattttgtggattcctttttttttttttttttttttaatttttttgtgtttttggtaAATTAAGACCTAACTTTTCGattttttctctctccttttttcttaACAGCCCTGGAGTGATGCTTCTTTATCCTCTGTAAGTTGCCATCTGATCAATTAGTAATTAGTTTCTTGCAAGTGAAAAGCCTGAATAAAATGCACAACATATGTTTAACTATATATTGTTCTTGAGTATTGAACAGGTATTCTTCTATGAGAGCAATTGAGAGCCCTTCACCATTAGATGATCAACAATGGCTGACCTATTGGGTTCTCTACTCATTCATTACTCTATTTGAGTTATCTTGCTGGAAAGTCCTCCAATGGTAACAAAACTTTATACTCTGAACAAATTATTGTTACTAGTATTATTTCACTAGGTACTTGATTGGCCGCTACCTCCCAATTTGCATATGTACACGGTGACGGAGCTACCTATTGAGaagggggttcaattgaatcctCTTCGTTGACAAATTATACTATAgaaataggatttttttttttttttggggtatatatatacacaatattgAATTCCCTTAACAAAAGAGATGCTTTGATTGTAGCAGAGCCGGCTCAACCTATAGGCCACATAGGCAATTGCCTAGGGCCCCACAATTATGAGGGCCCCACATTATTTTATACTatgtagtattttttttttaatctagtAGTTTAGGAAAAAAATTACCACGACTATCTTGTTAGCATAAAAATGGGAAtcaacaaaaaatcaaaaaataaaaaaaacataaaaaaggacGAAGAGGTCACCGTTTGGGATTGAGAGAGAATAATAAAAGTTAGTGATAGAAAGATGTAAAAtcattattcataaatttacAATATTTTAGGGACGCATGATTTCATGGGAAAAATATATTACATACATCTTATATTCTCTATTAATAAATTATTGTACTTtatatttgactttttttttttttctcaccaCTGTTTAACTTTTCCTCAATACTCATCACTTATCAAACACAAATTCTCTTTGATTTTTTATTCTTCAATCTCCAACCAAACTCTTCAATCTCCATTCTCTATATATGCTCAAAATCAATTGATCATACACTATTTTAAGAGGGAAAAAAGAGCTTTTCGAAGATATACTTtggatttctttttcaagttttcaaggatTGTGGATTTTGGAAGAgcgaaaattattttaaaatcaagttATCCATCTCTTGAATCAGGTTCTATCTTTCTGTCTTTTATTAGTTTTATTAGCTATTCGaaaaaaatttctcaaaattaaaattgtCTTACCTAAGATCAATAATgcctcaagaaaaattgaacagATTAGCTATATTGTCAATTGAAACAGAATTATTAGAAGatattgataataaaaaaattattagtaatTTTGCGTCtcaaaaagctagaaaaataaattttagataaataaatacatataatttttttaaaagttaaggCCTCTCATTAGAGTTTGGCCTTAATATTGATATGGTTAACAAAAGAGATGCTTGGATTGTAGTTGTGAAGGTgcttaaaaaaattacttaagGTCATATGTTTAGATTCCAAGTATGGcattcttgtttttcttttacattCTTGTCAGAATTTTTGTCTTCGCCACTGCATGTACCGGATTGCTCTATCTATCAAGTCAAGTTGTAATCGTGAATTTACTAGTTCATCAATAGTTttggctcatatcatatatttgtattaaacaattcattaaatatgcacaaaaattaaattcaaaaatCATTTACTGGCACTTGAGGTCATTGTCTTAGAATATATAATTCATAAAGTTTAAATCCTAAATCTGTCTCTAAGAAGTCACCTAACATTTTTTCGTCTGTGCTAGAATTCGAACAATGatctttcatgatttttacaCATTTCATCAATGTTAGGATACCCCTTAGATGCATATTCTCAACAAATtactttctcaattttattttactaTCATTTTCAGGCTTCCATTCTGGCCATACATGAAGCTAGTATGCTGTATGTGGTTGGTGCTACCAATTTTCAATGGAGCAGCTTATATACATGAGAATATTATAAGGAAACACGTTAAAGTTGGGAGCCCTGTAAGTTCAAATTATCCCCAAAATCAGAGGAAGGCACTCCAAATGATGAGCCTTGATGCAAGGAAAGCTGTTGAAAGATACATAGAGAAGTATGGACCAGATGCCTTTGATAAGGTGGTCAAAGCGGTACGAACTCGAACCAGTTTAATTTGTATGCACTAACAGTATCTAAGCCACTAAAGAAAACGTGAATGGATAAGGTGATCAGAACGGTATGAGTAAAGTTTTCCAAACCAATTTAATTATGCGCCAAGAGTGTCTAACTCACTAAAAAAACCTTAATGAATAGGGTGGTCAGAGCGGTATGAAGTATGAACAATATTTCTCGAACATGTTTAATTTTTATGAGTGTCgctaaaataaagaaaagaaatgtgaatggatgatttgaaagtaaaaaaaaaaaaattaccttgtcaaattaaagtaaataaaTCGGGGACTTTGTGCTTTAGTCCCTTAAATATCGCAAATCTTGATTTTGATCCTTTTGATTAAGCAtatttaatctttaattaattgataTGTGCAAATTTAATTCCTCTTGTTATGAATCTTCACAAATTTAACAAATTAGCAAGTACTAAACCATTTAGTTATTAATGTTTTATGTTAAAAAATATACTATTACTCCATTTTTAAGGGtaatataattcaaaattgtCTCAATAATTGAATTTCCTATATATAGGAACCAAAAACacacattttaattatttaaaggTTAAATGTgccaaaccaaatatttttttgtattaatCTGTGTTTTGATATAATGTAGCCATTCTTATTGTGAATTTCACATGTTTTTTAGGCGGAAAGAGAAGCAAAGAAACACTGAGGAAACTGCCTATTTCTGAAATTGGGCAAAATCACAGGAGAAAACTtgtaatttggaaaaacttgtaATTTGGAAATGTATTAAGCAGAATTGTATTGTTCCTCTGTATATGGATTAGAAATTTCTTTTACCTAACCagcataaatatattttttctttatttgtacTACAGTTACTGcaagtttatttttaaaaattggatGTGATCTATATCAAATGTGTATTTTGAATTTCATAACCCTTCCACATAAATTTAAACACCAATTGTATGTTTCCAACAGTTTTTCCACACTGATTATCTCCTTCCTACTCCCTAACAAGTAACAATTCACTCAGCCCCTGCCTCCTAGCCCACACCCCAAGGCTCCCGCCCCTGCTCACCAATAGTGTTTGCgtagattatatataaatgtttttcGGATAATATATTCTGTTTACTTACTAAATATCGAAAAATAAGTAACAAAATCACTCATTTTTCAGGAAAATCTTCTTCGTAGGAAGTACAGTAAGTAACCTATTATCACAAGTTAAGAAAACACTAATAATGTAAAAGATAATTTATCCATTGAGATATTGTCAATATCAAAATATGTAACTTAAGTTGAATGAAATATATTCTCTGCTACTTTCCATCAACTTTCTGTCTCTTCCCGTGGCTTCGAATGTCCTATTGACCCTACCTTGGTTTCAATTTCTCACTTAAGATCATCATGTCCCCACCCATCATATCAGTCTCCCTCAGCACAAACACACCCTATGAAACCCCCGCTCCCCGcgcaaccccacccccaccacctcAGACGATTCAGAAATTTGAAATTATGAgctctgtaaaaaaaaaaaaaaattcactccGTCTCAAATTAGTTGTCATTTTCCGCTTCTCGcaaattatactccctccgtcctataGTACTTATcaccttagcaaaaaaaaaattgtcccataataagtgtcaccttagaaaatcaagataaaaattagctagtttttttcaattctactCTTAGATAAAAACTaacaagttaaagtaacatctaaatgatgattgcaGAAGCCACATAaaaacttggtattgttggattcccaatgtcaaaaggtttactacttgtgcatgctctaatcaagaggaaaaagtaat
This window harbors:
- the LOC132053313 gene encoding HVA22-like protein f, translating into MGAGAAGTIAKSLNGLIGPGVMLLYPLYSSMRAIESPSPLDDQQWLTYWVLYSFITLFELSCWKVLQWLPFWPYMKLVCCMWLVLPIFNGAAYIHENIIRKHVKVGSPVSSNYPQNQRKALQMMSLDARKAVERYIEKYGPDAFDKVVKAAEREAKKH
- the LOC132053311 gene encoding zinc finger BED domain-containing protein RICESLEEPER 2-like isoform X1 codes for the protein MQYSPAPDGIAAVLEAMEIEEEGVIVNSSRLKSVVWNDFDRVKKGDTFVAICRHCKRKLSGSSTSGTSHLRNHLIRCRRRSNHDISQLLTRGKKKEGPLAISNFSYDQEQRNGEAVSIVRTRFEQGHNHGIVNFDNRRSRLDLARMIILHGYPLSMVEHIGFRIFVRNLQPLFDIATFDGVEADCREIYLMERQKVYEELDKLPGKISLSADTWTSNGDAEYLCLTAHYIDDSWHLKKKILNFLTTDPSQTEDMLSEVIMTSLRNWDIDRKLFSVTFDNYSTYDKIVSRIREQLCQHRFLYCDGQLFDTRCAANVVKLMVQDTLETASQIIHKVRESIRFVRSSQATQEKFDEMAQIAGIASQKCLNLDNSFYWNSTYIMIETTLEYKDAFPLLQESDSRYAMCPTGTEWDRISAIASFLKLFVEVSNVFAGSRYPTANEYFHEICDIHLQLIEWCQHSDDFVNSLALKLKSRFDEYWKKCSLALAIAAILDPRFKMQLVQYYYPQIYGDSAPDCIDIVSDCMKALYNGHAIYSPLAPNGRAEASSANNDRLTGFDKYIYESSLSNNIKSDLDTYLEEKLFPRKDNFNILNWWKVHTPRYPILSMMARNILGMPMSKASLEYVFNTGNKALEPYRSSLRSDTLQALMCAQDWMRDEFEDTKASSSTVTLALCYDAK
- the LOC132053311 gene encoding zinc finger BED domain-containing protein RICESLEEPER 2-like isoform X2, with protein sequence MEIEEEGVIVNSSRLKSVVWNDFDRVKKGDTFVAICRHCKRKLSGSSTSGTSHLRNHLIRCRRRSNHDISQLLTRGKKKEGPLAISNFSYDQEQRNGEAVSIVRTRFEQGHNHGIVNFDNRRSRLDLARMIILHGYPLSMVEHIGFRIFVRNLQPLFDIATFDGVEADCREIYLMERQKVYEELDKLPGKISLSADTWTSNGDAEYLCLTAHYIDDSWHLKKKILNFLTTDPSQTEDMLSEVIMTSLRNWDIDRKLFSVTFDNYSTYDKIVSRIREQLCQHRFLYCDGQLFDTRCAANVVKLMVQDTLETASQIIHKVRESIRFVRSSQATQEKFDEMAQIAGIASQKCLNLDNSFYWNSTYIMIETTLEYKDAFPLLQESDSRYAMCPTGTEWDRISAIASFLKLFVEVSNVFAGSRYPTANEYFHEICDIHLQLIEWCQHSDDFVNSLALKLKSRFDEYWKKCSLALAIAAILDPRFKMQLVQYYYPQIYGDSAPDCIDIVSDCMKALYNGHAIYSPLAPNGRAEASSANNDRLTGFDKYIYESSLSNNIKSDLDTYLEEKLFPRKDNFNILNWWKVHTPRYPILSMMARNILGMPMSKASLEYVFNTGNKALEPYRSSLRSDTLQALMCAQDWMRDEFEDTKASSSTVTLALCYDAK